One genomic segment of Labrus bergylta chromosome 17, fLabBer1.1, whole genome shotgun sequence includes these proteins:
- the btf3 gene encoding transcription factor BTF3: protein MKEAAMNQEKLAKLQAQVRIGGKGSARRKKKVVHRTATADDKKLQFSLKKLGVNNISGIEEVNMFTNQGTVIHFNNPKVQASLAANTFTITGHAETKQLTEMLPGILNQLGADSLTSLRRLAEALPKQAVDGKAPIATVEEEDDDVPDLVENFDEASKDEAN from the exons atGAAAGAAGCAGCGATGAATCAAGAAAAACTCGCTAAACTACAGGCCCAAGTCCGCATCGGCGGAAAG GGCAGTGCTCGCAGAAAGAAGAAGGTCGTACACAGAACAGCCACCGCAGACGACAAGAAGCTCCAGTTCTCCTTAAAGAAGCTCGGTGTCAACAACATTTCTGGTATTGAGGAG gtcaacatgtttacaaatcAAGGAACGGTCATCCACTTCAACAACCCCAAAGTGCAGGCCTCCCTCGCCGCCAACACCTTCACCATCACCGGCCACGCTGAGACCAAACAGCTGACCGAGATGCTGCCTGGCATCCTGAACCAGCTGGGAGCAGACAGCCTGACGAGCCTCAGGAGACTGGCCGAGGCTCTGCCCAAACAGG CTGTAGATGGAAAAGCGCCAATTgcaacagtagaagaagaggatgatgacGTTCCAG